A region from the Diadema setosum chromosome 17, eeDiaSeto1, whole genome shotgun sequence genome encodes:
- the LOC140240503 gene encoding uncharacterized protein: protein MRLKVFIFLVLLAAIAEQVASQRSGHRSVQRRRSSRVSHGYRPVVPDRTPGRLQPSNNRERGAKPVRQPERQATMPEPGTPNAGRGVSNRGPVRQRERQTTKITEPGTPSTGRGVSNRGPVRQRERQTTKITEPGTPNTERRVSNRGSARRPEVQTRKQNPEIVNPGRRVTNREPARQTERQTTTQKPKAKNTASRVTTNRQQSSTRRDYQPRTFHTEVNFPTIATMDSSFRDVSDWFREQRQTLLSPDLTTQRRFPWQSGNGNQWTWDWFSDSWSNPGLGSRDTTSGRQTARPRTQGSQRTNPRSPFDLSPTWDQQVWAQQTPNRRQSGADGLGGVGLTRLSDTSRDLLQGVLDSSRRGDRGMGGWSWSGAAGRGGGGVGGGTGGGRDRTNSRGWSFSHDWSRPVLPKPVLPQPVFPQPVLPQPMLPQPVLPEISFPRPNFDAFRNNFFEQMRQHGQQFYDLHHKIHTSLFHHDIYHLDHHPHHHFHHHHHPHHHYHHGTHTASRPTPRPKPTVDERPVLGGERPTAPSPHYETLCRGRHYHARRYDDTVWVTATVSDGSSLDALRRIKSYFMGKNERGLRLRMSRPLRMTVVGTNGTISDTEATIESFVLSAMLPPEYTDNPPSPLDAMLNLTVEPSRVYFVTHFRPVRRPGSPAIYDEYFELQDALDAAGESITTGLFHTAFYETWSDVIAGLMIRPRPGEILIPGVPGERQLMCANQETEREGPQNGIKQCGKSRCPQYEHLERLSHNVELRRIKGGSYITRRAPACVLLTPSLIAHWSLKRYLNGANADCRKYPSSVPYINYVFPSRRASSFCKQTVISAYYLPPNQTLAEPTKRSLRVVTVQDREAYVMKFGGRPTQRIVERKVDELRDFLRREGRCFFPDRYAVAAYDHPFNRPPHLNEVLVFSRPQRCRWSEGNGATTDGYDTTRATSTTSTTSTTQMTNSTTVRETTSISQTTASRRTTERTTEGTTVSTTQGTSTAAELDNEMPLVTDFPPLIEVPLSLETNSVESWDRDLVPYRFSGNVTDFPEDFPTDVL, encoded by the exons GAGACGAAGCAGTCGTGTGAGTCATGGCTACAGGCCAGTAGTACCGGACAGGACTCCCGGAAGACTCCAGCCATCGAATAATAGAGAGAGAGGTGCCAAGCCGGTGAGACAACCTGAGCGGCAGGCGACGATGCCGGAACCGGGAACACCGAACGCGGGGCGCGGAGTGTCGAATCGTGGGCCCGTGAGACAACGTGAGCGGCAGACAACGAAGATTACGGAACCGGGAACTCCGAGCACGGGGCGCGGAGTGTCGAATCGTGGGCCCGTGAGACAACGTGAGCGACAGACAACGAAGATTACGGAACCGGGAACCCCGAATACGGAGCGTAGAGTATCGAATCGTGGGTCCGCGAGGCGACCAGAGGTGCAGACGAGGAAGCAGAACCCCGAAATCGTGAACCCGGGGAGGAGAGTGACGAACCGCGAGCCCGCGAGGCAAACGGAACGGCAGACGACAACGCAGAAACCAAAAGCCAAGAACACGGCGAGCAGAGTGACAACAAATCGCCAACAGTCCTCTACGAG ACGTGACTACCAACCAAGGACCTTCCACACAGAAGTAAACTTTCCTACTATCGCAACCATGGATTCATCTTTCAGAGATGTCTCTGACTGGTTCCGTGAACAGAGGCAGACCCTGCTGAGTCCCGACCTCACGACACAGCGAAGATTCCCTTGGCAATCCGGGAACGGGAACCAGTGGACTTGGGACTGGTTCAGCGACTCCTGGAGCAATCCCGGTCTCGGGAGTAGAGATACCACATCCGGTAGACAAACAGCGAGACCAAGAACCCAAGGAAGTCAGAGAACGAATCCAAGGAGTCCCTTTGACCTCAGCCCTACGTGGGACCAGCAAGTATGGGCTCAGCAGACTCCGAACAGGAGACAAAGTGGGGCTGATGGTCTCGGAGGAGTTGGCCTGACGCGTCTCAGTGACACCAGTCGGGACTTGTTGCAGGGCGTCCTAGATTCGTCGAGAAGAGGGGACCGTGGAATGGGTGGATGGTCATGGAGCGGGGCTgcaggaagaggaggaggtggagtaGGAGGGGGTACTGGTGGCGGAAGGGACCGTACAAATTCACGGGGCTGGTCCTTTTCACACGACTGGTCCCGGCCCGTGTTGCCAAAGCCAGTACTACCACAACCCGTATTTCCACAGCCCGTATTACCACAACCCATGTTGCCACAACCCGTGTTACCAGAGATCTCTTTCCCCAGACCAAACTTTGATGCCTTCAGGAATAACTT CTTTGAACAGATGCGACAGCACGGCCAGCAATTTTACGATTTACACCATAAGATCCACACGTCTCTGTTTCATCATGACATTTACCACTTGGACCATCATCCTCACCACCActttcaccatcatcatcatcctcatcatcattatcatcacggAACGCATACTGCCTCTAGACCAACCCCACGGCCAAAACCAACCGTAGATGAGAGACCTGTCCTAGGGGGCGAGCGTCCGACCGCGCCAAGTCCTCACTACGAGACACTGTGCCGCGGGCGCCATTACCACGCGAGGCGTTACGATGACACGGTGTGGGTCACCGCGACCGTGTCGGACGGCTCGAGTCTGGATGCCCTCCGTCGAATCAAGTCCTACTTCATGGGCAAAAACGAGAGAG GCTTACGGCTGCGAATGTCGCGTCCACTCCGGATGACCGTGGTCGGTACCAATGGTACCATTAGTGACACCGAGGCAACCATTGAAAGCTTTGTTCTGTCTGCAATGCTGCCACCCGAGTACACCGACAACCCGCCGAGTCCGCTCGACGCCATG CTCAACCTGACTGTCGAACCGAGTCGCGTGTATTTCGTCACCCACTTTCGCCCGGTTCGTCGGCCTGGCTCACCTGCGATTTACGATGAATATTTCGAGCTACAAGACGCTCTGGATGCTGCTGGCGAATCGATCACAACGGGACTGTTCCACACAGCATTCTACGAAAC GTGGAGTGACGTCATTGCTGGTTTGATGATCAGACCGCGACCAGGTGAGATTCTCATCCCTGGAGTGCCGGGGGAGAGACAGCTGATGTGTGCCAACCAGGAAACGGAGAGAGAAGGTCCGCAGAATGGGATAAAACAGTGCGGAA AGTCCAGATGCCCTCAGTATGAACATTTGGAGAGGCTCAGTCACAACGTTGAGCTGCGTCGAATCAAGGGAGGATCCTACATCACCCGGAGAGCTCCGGCCTGCGTGCTGCTAACACCTTCGCTCATAGCTCACTGGTCCCTCAAGAGATACCTTAATG GGGCAAATGCAGATTGTCGTAAGTACCCGTCCTCCGTTCCCTACATCAACTATGTCTTCCCATCTCGGAGGGCTTCAAGTTTCTGTAAGCAGACGGTCATCTCTGCCTATTATCTCCCGCCAAACCAGACACTGGCCGAACCGACGAAG AGGTCTTTGAGGGTCGTCACCGTGCAGGACAGAGAGGCCTACGTCATGAAATTTGGGGGAAGACCCACGCAGAGGATCGTGGAGAGAAAGGTCGACGAACTTCGAGATTTCCTCAGGCGAGAAGGACGATGCTTCTTCCCCGATCGTTATGCTGTGGCAG cgTATGATCATCCGTTCAACCGTCCTCCCCACCTCAACGAAGTGCTCGTGTTTTCCAGGCCGCAAAGATGTCGATGGAGTGAGGGAAATGGCGCCACTACAGACGGATACGACACAACGAGGGCGACGAGCACGACGTCCACGACATCCACGACCCAAATGACGAACTCGACGACGGTGAGGGAGACGACGTCCATTTCACAAACGACGGCTTCAAGGCGAACTACGGAAAGGACAACGGAGGGGACAACAGTTTCAACGACGCAAGGGACTAGTACCGCAGCGGAGCTCGACAATGAGATGCCGCTGGTTACGGATTTCCCGCCGCTGATCGAAGTCCCTCTCTCACTGGAGACAAACAGCGTGGAATCATGGGATAGAGATCTGGTCCCATACAG ATTTAGCGGTAATGTTACTGACTTTCCAGAGGACTTCCCGACTGATGTGTTGTGA